One Streptomyces sp. NBC_00102 DNA segment encodes these proteins:
- a CDS encoding DUF6879 family protein: MFDSFPRGISFRLDRPRYHEEYYQALRGGIRHLNKLERGQNFKERGFASWEAFAAGQWDKALSLIEERRDAYVQQVEEVDRLGVLQRRLRVVEFPVTPYVQWELHVLRLRVEVGDRIRLLDARTIADIEDDRPVPEVVILGNRVMFEVRYDDDGNAAGANRFTDAALIEETSAGFDVLYEQGEEYGDFFDREIATLSEPSGAG, encoded by the coding sequence ATGTTTGATTCGTTTCCCCGGGGAATCTCTTTCCGACTCGACCGCCCGCGCTATCACGAGGAGTACTACCAGGCACTGAGGGGCGGGATTCGGCACCTCAACAAGCTGGAGCGCGGTCAGAATTTCAAGGAACGCGGCTTTGCGAGTTGGGAGGCGTTCGCGGCCGGGCAATGGGATAAGGCGCTCTCGCTGATCGAGGAGCGGCGTGACGCCTATGTCCAGCAGGTCGAGGAGGTGGACCGCCTCGGGGTGCTGCAACGCCGCCTCAGGGTGGTGGAGTTCCCCGTCACGCCCTACGTGCAGTGGGAGTTGCACGTTCTTCGCCTACGGGTCGAAGTGGGGGACCGCATCCGGCTCCTCGATGCCCGCACCATCGCCGACATCGAGGACGACCGGCCCGTCCCCGAGGTGGTGATCCTCGGGAATCGGGTGATGTTCGAGGTGCGGTACGACGACGACGGAAACGCGGCGGGTGCCAACCGTTTCACCGACGCGGCGTTGATCGAGGAGACCTCGGCGGGGTTCGACGTGCTGTACGAACAGGGCGAGGAGTACGGCGACTTCTTCGATCGCGAGATCGCTACACTCTCCGAGCCGTCGGGCGCGGGGTGA
- a CDS encoding tetratricopeptide repeat protein, giving the protein MSGAMDGRAENDGRVYQATGDQHITEHHHYARSDRAAAEGPDSVRRPAVGRTPLALRDRSEVLARLRGGVGLGRGSEVYVLHGMGGCGKTAVAQAFFEIATTEYQRVGLWVNAADRASLRAGMLAAAADRGALDGELMAAHQGHRPAADLVWHYLDRSAEPWLLVLDNADDPAILRDGSWLRASPRGTVLVTTRRATPRWWPGAELQHIGVLPREDAARVLCDLAPDSGTMAQAAQVADRLGRLPLALTLAGGFLAHQVIDPWTMDRYGGRLEDDEAVALIDRGADALANEDPRHLVQRTWQLTLDSFEEHGLPEAVTLLKLLARFAPEPLPLSVLNRPEIGAVLLPARAETALTALLDHSLTQLVPLGDVRCAHSHGVLLETVAVATPPGDIPMLNTTAVRLLDAAVPAVPKAGPHDSRLRLLAPHCLALLRRTTGQSDTEDALRVATRLAVALHRTGDYLSAWETASAAVALAAGTLGEEHRLVLAAHARVGRSLFRLGRYEEAGQVLHRVRAAQLRLFGADDPDSLDTGQGLQLVLGNTGKREEAVALLRSVVAGRQAVLGPWHPATLRSRASLLAMLTATEIAAEIATEAGDQDDDALMSVPQACARHLGSDHAVTLSARHNHARAQFVLGRYGPADAEIRQVVEDYRRHLGAEFPAVLAAMQLHAQTQTALGHVDAGIGLMAEVLAGRERSLGAHHHFTVVSRGLLEELGSGQWRPPQPPPM; this is encoded by the coding sequence ATGAGCGGTGCGATGGACGGCCGCGCGGAGAACGACGGCCGGGTGTACCAGGCGACGGGCGACCAGCACATCACCGAACACCATCACTACGCGCGGAGCGACCGCGCCGCGGCGGAGGGACCGGACTCCGTCCGCCGCCCGGCAGTCGGCCGCACGCCCCTCGCTCTGCGCGACCGCAGCGAGGTGCTGGCACGGTTGCGGGGCGGCGTCGGGCTGGGCCGTGGCTCCGAGGTGTACGTCCTGCACGGCATGGGAGGCTGCGGCAAGACCGCTGTCGCACAGGCGTTCTTCGAGATCGCCACCACCGAGTACCAGCGGGTGGGCCTGTGGGTCAACGCCGCCGACCGCGCCTCGCTCCGAGCCGGCATGCTCGCCGCCGCAGCGGACCGAGGCGCCCTCGACGGTGAGCTGATGGCCGCCCACCAGGGACACCGCCCCGCGGCGGATCTGGTGTGGCACTACCTGGACAGGTCCGCCGAGCCCTGGCTGCTGGTACTCGACAACGCCGACGATCCGGCGATTCTCCGCGACGGCAGCTGGCTGCGGGCAAGTCCGCGCGGCACGGTGCTGGTCACCACCCGCCGTGCGACCCCACGGTGGTGGCCCGGAGCGGAGCTGCAACACATCGGTGTGCTCCCGCGCGAGGACGCGGCGCGCGTGCTCTGCGACCTGGCCCCGGACAGCGGCACGATGGCGCAGGCGGCCCAGGTCGCCGACCGGCTGGGACGGCTGCCCCTGGCCCTCACCCTTGCGGGCGGGTTCCTGGCCCACCAGGTGATCGATCCCTGGACGATGGACCGGTACGGCGGCCGGCTCGAAGACGACGAAGCGGTCGCACTGATCGACCGGGGCGCGGATGCCCTTGCCAACGAGGACCCACGCCATCTGGTGCAACGGACCTGGCAGTTGACGCTCGACTCGTTCGAAGAGCACGGGCTGCCAGAAGCGGTCACCCTGTTGAAACTACTTGCCCGGTTCGCCCCCGAGCCACTGCCGCTGTCGGTGCTGAACCGACCCGAGATCGGCGCGGTCCTCCTGCCGGCCCGTGCCGAGACCGCGTTGACGGCACTGCTCGACCACTCTCTGACCCAGCTCGTTCCCCTCGGTGACGTGCGCTGCGCGCACAGCCATGGCGTGCTCCTGGAAACGGTCGCGGTGGCAACGCCTCCGGGGGACATCCCCATGCTCAACACGACAGCGGTCCGCTTGCTGGACGCAGCCGTACCTGCGGTTCCGAAGGCCGGGCCGCACGACTCGCGGCTGCGTCTGCTCGCGCCGCACTGCCTCGCCCTGCTCCGCAGGACGACCGGGCAGTCCGACACCGAGGACGCGCTGCGCGTGGCCACCCGGCTGGCCGTCGCACTGCACCGCACCGGTGACTACCTGTCCGCCTGGGAGACAGCCAGTGCGGCAGTCGCGCTCGCGGCAGGGACGCTCGGCGAGGAACACCGACTCGTACTCGCGGCCCACGCGAGGGTCGGCCGTTCACTCTTCAGACTGGGACGCTACGAGGAAGCCGGGCAAGTGCTCCACCGCGTCCGTGCCGCCCAACTGCGGCTGTTCGGTGCGGACGATCCGGATTCCCTGGACACCGGCCAGGGCCTGCAACTCGTGCTCGGCAACACGGGAAAGCGCGAGGAGGCCGTCGCGCTCCTGCGATCGGTCGTGGCGGGCCGGCAGGCGGTCCTGGGGCCGTGGCACCCCGCCACCCTCCGCTCGCGGGCCAGTCTGCTGGCGATGCTCACCGCAACGGAGATCGCGGCCGAGATCGCAACCGAAGCCGGTGATCAGGACGACGACGCACTGATGTCGGTGCCGCAGGCATGCGCCCGGCACCTGGGCTCCGATCACGCGGTCACACTGAGCGCCAGACACAACCACGCCCGCGCCCAATTCGTACTCGGACGGTACGGGCCCGCCGACGCCGAGATCCGGCAGGTGGTCGAGGACTACCGGCGCCACCTCGGAGCGGAATTCCCCGCCGTCCTCGCCGCAATGCAGTTGCACGCCCAGACGCAGACCGCACTCGGGCACGTGGATGCCGGAATCGGGCTCATGGCCGAGGTTCTGGCCGGACGCGAACGCAGCCTGGGCGCCCACCATCACTTCACGGTGGTGAGCCGTGGTCTGCTGGAAGAGCTCGGTTCGGGGCAATGGCGGCCGCCCCAACCGCCGCCGATGTGA
- a CDS encoding SGNH/GDSL hydrolase family protein, translating to MPRFRTRPILLASAATLVAGALVPTQLVGAQPAAAASYDWVALGDSYTAGVIPAAGDVFEYPRDGCDRTDRSYPQVIDRDLGSLIELTNVSCGAATIQDITFRAQEPIGRHLPPVSEDPDYPFPPVPPQSDAVKEGTDVITVGAGGNTLGFADILMKCLELGQGSGGVGTPCKDELAASIPAKLNQVSRDYDQMLAKLHEKGPHAKILAVGYPTIVPEDTSKCHYNNVQQFLSITQGDLDWLREDVLEPLNKVIEKSADTLDTATFVNLYDSSKNHSVCDSGKWVEGLFDHDNRVAFVHPNAKGHQNAADRVTSAILNAISPE from the coding sequence ATGCCACGTTTCCGTACCCGCCCGATCCTGCTGGCCTCGGCCGCGACACTCGTCGCGGGCGCCCTGGTCCCCACCCAGCTCGTCGGGGCGCAGCCCGCCGCCGCGGCGAGCTACGACTGGGTGGCTCTGGGCGATTCCTACACCGCCGGGGTCATCCCGGCCGCCGGTGACGTCTTCGAGTACCCCCGGGACGGCTGCGACCGCACCGACCGGTCCTACCCGCAGGTCATCGACCGGGACCTGGGTTCGCTCATCGAGCTGACCAACGTCAGCTGCGGCGCCGCGACCATCCAGGACATCACCTTCAGGGCGCAGGAGCCGATCGGTCGGCACCTGCCGCCCGTCTCGGAGGACCCGGACTACCCCTTCCCGCCGGTTCCTCCCCAGTCCGATGCGGTCAAGGAAGGCACCGACGTCATCACCGTCGGTGCGGGCGGCAACACCCTCGGCTTCGCCGACATCCTCATGAAGTGCCTGGAGCTGGGTCAGGGCAGCGGCGGAGTGGGCACGCCCTGCAAGGACGAACTGGCCGCGAGTATCCCCGCCAAGCTGAACCAGGTGAGCCGCGACTACGACCAGATGCTCGCCAAGCTCCACGAGAAGGGCCCACACGCCAAGATCCTGGCCGTGGGCTACCCCACGATCGTCCCCGAGGACACCTCCAAGTGTCACTACAACAACGTGCAGCAGTTCCTCTCGATCACCCAGGGTGACCTGGACTGGCTGCGTGAGGACGTCCTGGAGCCCCTCAACAAGGTCATCGAGAAGTCGGCCGACACGCTCGACACCGCCACGTTCGTCAACCTCTACGACTCCTCGAAGAACCACAGCGTGTGTGACTCCGGCAAGTGGGTCGAGGGCCTCTTCGACCACGACAACCGCGTGGCCTTCGTCCACCCCAACGCCAAGGGCCACCAGAACGCCGCCGACCGCGTCACCTCGGCGATCCTGAACGCCATCTCCCCGGAGTAG
- a CDS encoding tetratricopeptide repeat protein, protein MSNQLVTAGVGIAQVLAHCGGSTEAAVHHLAGAMAAAPESPEPYAVLAELWRDRPSELAGVVRGAHTLRCVLAQSYVCFLDGDMDGAAQAIGSVTGVRPEVAWASAPWFGDARFLDAVSADALAEAAMRTTDYGHDLDTEPMRERFRPWFRAVDAITAEARRPSPDALAKLAIFLRTCGLTDASFALCDRADSVERTMLTEVVRAGTWRKVGNPEQNEAALKRALALDPANWSLHLDLADLRVEQGDFATAVRLIDQGLEHEPAEPTLRAAGAAYRARLTGSSADLAELVALAPDMPNRSYRDLLIDHACAGPGLPAELVAAARRVRGR, encoded by the coding sequence ATGTCGAATCAATTGGTGACGGCCGGAGTTGGTATCGCGCAGGTGCTGGCGCACTGCGGGGGCAGCACCGAGGCGGCCGTGCACCATCTGGCGGGTGCCATGGCGGCCGCACCCGAGAGCCCCGAACCGTACGCCGTCCTGGCGGAGTTGTGGCGCGACCGGCCCTCGGAGCTGGCCGGGGTCGTCCGGGGTGCGCACACCCTGAGGTGCGTACTGGCGCAGTCGTACGTCTGCTTCCTCGACGGGGACATGGACGGCGCCGCGCAGGCGATCGGCTCGGTCACCGGGGTGCGGCCCGAGGTGGCGTGGGCCTCGGCCCCTTGGTTCGGCGACGCGCGGTTCCTGGACGCGGTGAGCGCCGACGCGCTGGCCGAGGCCGCGATGCGGACGACGGACTACGGCCATGACCTGGACACCGAGCCCATGCGCGAGCGGTTCCGCCCCTGGTTCCGGGCCGTCGACGCGATCACGGCCGAGGCCCGTCGGCCGTCGCCGGACGCCCTGGCCAAGCTGGCGATATTCCTGCGGACCTGCGGTCTCACCGACGCCTCGTTCGCCCTCTGCGACCGGGCGGACTCCGTCGAGCGGACCATGCTCACGGAGGTCGTCCGCGCGGGCACCTGGCGCAAGGTGGGCAACCCCGAACAGAACGAGGCGGCGCTGAAGCGCGCCCTCGCCCTGGACCCCGCCAACTGGTCGCTCCATCTCGACCTGGCCGATCTACGGGTCGAGCAGGGCGACTTCGCCACCGCGGTCCGGTTGATCGACCAGGGCCTGGAACACGAGCCGGCCGAGCCGACCCTGCGCGCGGCCGGGGCCGCCTACCGGGCACGGCTCACCGGTTCGTCCGCCGACCTGGCCGAACTCGTCGCGCTGGCACCGGACATGCCGAACCGCTCCTACCGGGACCTGCTGATCGACCACGCGTGCGCGGGCCCCGGACTGCCCGCCGAGCTGGTGGCCGCCGCCCGCCGCGTACGGGGCCGTTAG
- a CDS encoding DUF1877 family protein encodes MGITVELTRVGPEAARSAIAGDEWPDPETREGESFGAFCSLDKAWGAIQWLLGAAGCPVDPVLGTPFLEDGSFDYAPPGVLTAEEVTRASAFLGALDFDTLADFADEDAMDEDSVYPTGLDRQGAEELRDHYADVRAFYEAAARAQQWVLTLMR; translated from the coding sequence ATGGGCATCACAGTCGAGTTGACGAGAGTGGGACCTGAGGCCGCGCGGTCGGCGATCGCAGGAGATGAATGGCCCGATCCGGAGACGCGCGAGGGGGAGAGCTTCGGGGCGTTCTGTTCGCTGGACAAGGCGTGGGGCGCGATCCAGTGGCTGCTGGGCGCCGCCGGTTGTCCTGTCGACCCGGTGCTGGGGACGCCGTTCCTCGAAGACGGATCCTTCGACTACGCGCCTCCGGGCGTGCTGACCGCCGAGGAAGTGACCCGGGCGTCGGCCTTCCTCGGCGCCCTGGACTTCGACACCCTGGCGGACTTCGCCGACGAGGACGCCATGGACGAGGACTCCGTCTACCCGACCGGCCTCGACAGGCAAGGCGCCGAGGAGCTGCGCGACCACTACGCCGATGTGCGGGCCTTCTACGAAGCCGCCGCACGGGCCCAGCAGTGGGTGCTCACCCTGATGCGCTGA
- a CDS encoding YqjF family protein — MPQQQPVLADPPPVHGPTLLTQSWLDLAFLHWAVDPAVVAPLLPPGTRPDTIDGVTYVGLIAFRMHRVGWLGLPGIPYLGSFPETNVRLYSVDEHGRRGVVFRSLDASRLLPVALGRMMFRLPYVWSKMSVSQDGTTLAYASRRRLPGPRGAHSRITVRIGDPIERPTELEHFLTARWGLHTAFRGRSLHLPNTHPRWPLHRAELLHCDESLVTAAGLPAPEGPPVSVLYAPGVPVRFGPPSRRPAEPVA; from the coding sequence GTGCCGCAGCAGCAACCCGTACTGGCCGACCCGCCGCCCGTGCACGGCCCCACCCTGCTCACCCAGTCCTGGCTGGACCTCGCCTTTCTCCACTGGGCCGTCGACCCCGCCGTCGTAGCCCCGCTGCTGCCTCCGGGGACCCGGCCGGACACCATCGACGGAGTGACGTACGTCGGCCTCATCGCCTTCCGCATGCACCGGGTGGGATGGCTCGGGCTGCCCGGCATCCCCTACCTCGGCTCCTTCCCGGAGACCAACGTCCGCCTGTACTCCGTGGACGAGCACGGCCGGCGCGGGGTCGTGTTCCGCTCGCTCGACGCCTCCCGGCTGCTCCCCGTGGCCCTGGGGCGGATGATGTTCCGGCTGCCCTACGTCTGGTCGAAGATGAGCGTCAGCCAGGACGGAACCACGCTCGCCTACGCCTCGCGCCGCCGCCTGCCCGGGCCCCGGGGCGCGCACAGCCGGATAACCGTGCGGATCGGCGACCCGATAGAGCGGCCCACGGAGCTGGAGCACTTCCTCACGGCCCGCTGGGGCCTGCACACCGCGTTCCGCGGCCGGTCGCTCCACCTGCCGAACACCCACCCGCGCTGGCCCCTGCACCGCGCGGAACTCCTCCACTGCGACGAGAGCCTGGTGACCGCGGCCGGACTCCCCGCCCCCGAGGGGCCGCCGGTCAGCGTCCTGTACGCGCCCGGAGTCCCGGTCCGCTTCGGCCCGCCCTCCCGCCGCCCCGCGGAGCCCGTGGCCTGA
- a CDS encoding aldo/keto reductase, producing the protein MRHHRIGDRNVSALCLGAMPFGARIDEETSFALLDRFVERGGNFIDTADNYCFWIDGRTGDESETLLGRWFARRGNRDEVILASKLGGRPVGPVGTDRSQDILEGLSAPAVRAALKGSLERLGTDRVDLLYRHVDDPATPQEETVRVFGELIADGTVGMAGVSNLTAERLRTGEETATALGLPGAVALQQRHTYLRPLPGTDFGVQRYADDAVLAEVRRRPGLTLLAYTALLDGAYSNPAKPLPAPYDHPVSHRQLAALRQVAAESGATVNQVVYAWLLGGDPVVLPVIGVSTFGQLDEALEAVDVELTADQRTLLDTARAEPLPGE; encoded by the coding sequence GTGCGCCACCACCGCATCGGTGACCGGAACGTCAGCGCGCTCTGCCTGGGGGCCATGCCCTTCGGAGCCCGGATCGACGAAGAGACGTCCTTCGCCCTGCTCGACCGATTCGTCGAGCGCGGCGGCAACTTCATCGACACGGCCGACAACTACTGCTTCTGGATCGACGGTCGTACGGGCGACGAGAGCGAGACCCTGCTCGGCCGCTGGTTCGCCCGACGCGGCAACCGGGACGAGGTGATCCTCGCGAGCAAGCTCGGCGGCCGGCCCGTCGGCCCGGTCGGCACGGACCGGTCGCAGGACATCCTGGAAGGCCTCTCGGCCCCCGCCGTACGCGCCGCCCTCAAGGGCAGCCTCGAACGCCTCGGCACCGACCGGGTGGACCTTCTCTACCGGCACGTGGACGACCCGGCCACCCCGCAGGAGGAGACCGTGCGCGTCTTCGGCGAGCTGATCGCCGACGGGACGGTCGGCATGGCGGGCGTCAGCAACCTGACCGCCGAACGGCTGCGCACCGGCGAGGAGACCGCCACCGCACTCGGTCTGCCCGGCGCCGTCGCGCTCCAGCAGCGTCACACGTACCTCCGCCCCCTGCCCGGTACGGACTTCGGGGTCCAGCGGTACGCCGACGACGCGGTCCTCGCCGAGGTGCGCCGCCGGCCCGGGCTGACCCTGCTCGCCTACACGGCGCTGCTCGACGGCGCCTACTCCAACCCCGCCAAACCGCTGCCCGCCCCCTACGACCACCCCGTCTCGCACCGTCAGTTGGCGGCCCTTCGGCAGGTGGCGGCGGAGAGCGGTGCCACGGTCAACCAGGTGGTGTACGCCTGGCTGCTCGGCGGGGACCCGGTGGTGCTGCCCGTGATCGGCGTCTCCACCTTCGGGCAGCTGGACGAGGCCCTGGAGGCGGTGGACGTCGAACTCACCGCAGACCAGAGGACGTTGTTGGACACGGCCCGCGCGGAGCCGCTGCCGGGGGAGTGA
- a CDS encoding MerR family transcriptional regulator, whose protein sequence is MEPDPVNDALLTPAETAAESGFSLDTLRYYDRIGLLGPVARSASGHRRYSPGDLEWLSILRCLRETGMPIADMRSYTELAKAGDGTVRQRLEALEAHDAEVEKRLASLLRQRAHLKEKIAYYRSLDSEESADRAPDD, encoded by the coding sequence ATGGAACCGGATCCGGTGAACGACGCGTTGCTGACGCCTGCCGAGACCGCCGCGGAGTCGGGGTTCAGCCTGGACACCCTGCGCTACTACGACCGCATCGGCCTGCTGGGCCCGGTGGCCCGCTCGGCGAGCGGTCACCGGCGCTACTCGCCCGGTGACCTGGAGTGGCTCTCGATACTGCGCTGTCTGCGGGAGACGGGCATGCCCATAGCGGACATGCGGAGTTACACGGAGCTGGCCAAGGCCGGCGACGGGACCGTGCGGCAGCGGCTGGAGGCGTTGGAGGCGCACGACGCCGAAGTGGAAAAGCGGCTGGCCTCCCTTCTCCGTCAGCGTGCGCACTTGAAGGAGAAAATCGCCTACTACCGGTCACTGGACAGCGAGGAAAGCGCCGACCGCGCCCCGGACGACTGA
- a CDS encoding C40 family peptidase: MASHRRPKSPSRARVTVLTATAAAAVALTSQAAHADPKPTKAEVKAQVDKLYQEAEKSSEKYNGAKEQQDKLKKEVDAIQDKVAREQDELNTLRDELGSIATSQYRSGGIDPSIQLFFSSDPDDFLDQASALDSLTAKQAESLEKIQAKQRTLAQERKEAQGKLSELAEVREALGKNKKASQSKLAAAQHLLNTLTAAERAEIAAKELRASRDAGSRVELGNEVPASAVGAAALQAASTRIGMPYSHSVTTGPNSFDCSGLTQWAYHQAGVEITRTTYTQINQGTRIGQSQLKPGDLVFFNGNEHVGLYAGGGQVLHAPYPGAYVRYESMSTIGSFYGAVRI; the protein is encoded by the coding sequence GTGGCGTCCCACCGTCGTCCCAAGTCGCCGAGCCGCGCCCGCGTGACCGTGCTCACCGCCACCGCGGCCGCCGCTGTCGCGCTGACCTCCCAGGCGGCCCACGCCGACCCCAAGCCGACCAAGGCAGAGGTCAAGGCGCAGGTCGACAAGCTGTACCAGGAGGCCGAGAAGTCCAGCGAGAAGTACAACGGCGCCAAGGAGCAGCAGGACAAGCTCAAGAAGGAAGTCGACGCGATCCAGGACAAGGTCGCGCGCGAGCAGGACGAGCTGAACACCCTGCGCGACGAACTCGGCTCGATCGCCACCTCGCAGTACCGCAGCGGCGGCATCGACCCCTCCATCCAGCTCTTCTTCTCCTCGGACCCGGACGACTTCCTCGACCAGGCCTCGGCCCTGGACAGCCTCACCGCCAAGCAGGCCGAATCGCTGGAGAAGATCCAGGCCAAGCAGCGCACCCTCGCCCAGGAGCGCAAAGAGGCCCAGGGCAAGCTCAGCGAACTCGCCGAGGTGCGCGAGGCGCTCGGCAAGAACAAGAAGGCGTCGCAGAGCAAGCTCGCCGCCGCCCAGCATCTGCTGAACACCCTGACCGCCGCCGAGCGCGCCGAGATCGCCGCGAAGGAGCTGCGCGCCAGCCGCGACGCCGGGTCCCGCGTCGAACTCGGCAACGAGGTCCCGGCGTCCGCCGTCGGAGCCGCCGCGCTCCAGGCCGCCTCGACGCGGATCGGCATGCCGTACTCGCACTCCGTCACCACGGGCCCCAACTCGTTCGACTGCTCGGGCCTGACCCAGTGGGCGTACCACCAGGCCGGTGTCGAGATCACCCGCACCACGTACACCCAGATCAATCAGGGCACCCGCATCGGGCAGAGCCAGCTGAAGCCCGGCGACCTGGTCTTCTTCAACGGCAACGAGCACGTCGGCCTGTACGCAGGCGGCGGCCAGGTGCTGCACGCCCCCTACCCGGGCGCCTACGTCCGGTACGAGTCGATGAGCACCATCGGCAGCTTCTACGGAGCGGTCCGCATCTGA
- a CDS encoding YbjQ family protein — MSIDDYTGGASKDSGVLVVTTNDVPGHEVTQVIGEVFGLTVRSRNIGSQLGAGLKSVIGGELKGLTKTLVQTRNEAMARLVEAAKAGGANAVLAMRFDVTSAADVGTEVCAYGTAAVIAPKA, encoded by the coding sequence ATGTCGATAGACGACTACACCGGTGGCGCTTCGAAGGATTCGGGCGTTCTGGTCGTGACGACCAACGACGTCCCGGGCCACGAGGTGACCCAGGTGATCGGTGAGGTGTTCGGCCTCACCGTCCGCTCCCGCAACATCGGTTCCCAACTGGGCGCCGGCCTCAAGTCGGTGATCGGCGGCGAGCTGAAGGGCCTCACCAAGACCCTGGTGCAGACCCGCAACGAGGCCATGGCGCGCCTCGTCGAGGCGGCCAAGGCCGGCGGCGCCAACGCCGTGCTGGCGATGCGCTTCGACGTGACCTCGGCCGCCGACGTCGGCACCGAAGTCTGCGCCTACGGAACGGCCGCGGTCATCGCCCCGAAGGCCTGA
- a CDS encoding cellulose binding domain-containing protein, with amino-acid sequence MLGTTAALLTATPTQAATQAAQATGPICEQYGTTTVQGRYTVQNNRWGTSATQCINVTDSGFTVTQADGSVATNGAPKSYPSIFLGCHYTNCSPGTNLPKRIDTIAAVPTSLTYGYVSNATYDAAFDIWLDPQPKTDGVNKTEIMIWFNRVGSIQPIGSPTSSATIGGKTWEIWTGNNGGNDVISFVAPSAITSWSFDVKDFIDRTVSQGMASTNWYLTSVQAGFEPWVGGAGLSLSAFSSSVTDGQDTNGNGTGGSTGGGTGTTPPAGQAACQVAYAPNVWPGGFTTNVTVKNTGTTAVNGWDLAFTLPSGQQVSQAWNATVSPTSGAVTAHNTTSNAVISPGGTQSFGFQGTYSGTYTEPSAFTLGGAACTVV; translated from the coding sequence ATGCTGGGCACCACCGCAGCGCTGCTCACCGCCACCCCCACCCAGGCGGCGACCCAGGCCGCGCAGGCAACCGGCCCGATCTGCGAGCAGTACGGCACCACCACCGTCCAGGGCCGCTACACCGTCCAGAACAACCGCTGGGGCACCAGCGCCACCCAGTGCATCAACGTCACCGACAGCGGATTCACCGTCACCCAGGCGGACGGGTCCGTGGCCACCAACGGCGCCCCGAAGTCGTACCCGTCGATCTTCCTCGGCTGCCACTACACCAACTGCTCGCCGGGGACGAACCTGCCGAAGCGGATCGACACCATCGCGGCCGTACCGACCTCGCTGACGTACGGATACGTCAGCAACGCCACCTACGACGCGGCGTTCGACATCTGGCTGGACCCGCAGCCGAAGACCGACGGGGTCAACAAGACCGAGATCATGATCTGGTTCAACCGGGTCGGCTCCATCCAGCCCATCGGGTCGCCCACCAGCAGCGCCACCATCGGCGGCAAGACCTGGGAGATCTGGACCGGGAACAACGGCGGCAACGACGTGATCTCGTTCGTCGCCCCGTCGGCGATCACCAGCTGGTCCTTCGACGTCAAGGACTTCATCGACCGCACGGTCAGCCAGGGCATGGCCTCCACCAACTGGTACCTGACCAGCGTCCAGGCCGGATTCGAGCCGTGGGTGGGCGGGGCGGGCCTCTCGCTCTCCGCCTTCTCCTCCTCCGTCACCGACGGCCAGGACACCAACGGCAACGGCACCGGTGGCAGCACCGGCGGCGGTACGGGAACCACCCCGCCGGCCGGACAGGCCGCCTGCCAGGTCGCGTACGCGCCCAACGTGTGGCCGGGCGGGTTCACCACCAACGTCACCGTCAAGAACACCGGGACCACGGCGGTCAACGGCTGGGACCTGGCCTTCACCCTCCCCTCCGGCCAGCAGGTGTCGCAGGCCTGGAACGCGACGGTCAGCCCCACCAGCGGCGCGGTGACCGCGCACAACACCACGTCCAACGCCGTCATCAGCCCCGGAGGAACCCAGTCCTTCGGCTTCCAGGGCACCTACAGCGGGACCTACACGGAACCGTCGGCCTTCACCCTCGGCGGCGCCGCCTGCACGGTCGTCTGA
- a CDS encoding peptidylprolyl isomerase yields the protein MAEELYATLKTNKGDIVLRLLPNHAPKTVKNFVELATGERQWIDPNTGQPSNAPLYDGTVFHRVIEGFMIQGGDPLGNGSGGPGYKFADEFHPDLAFTKPYLLAMANAGPGTNGSQFFITLGPTSWLTGKHTIFGEVADESSKKVVDAIGTTETNQRDDRPVQDVVIEKVVVETR from the coding sequence ATGGCGGAAGAGCTGTACGCGACGCTGAAGACCAACAAGGGCGACATCGTCCTCCGGTTGCTGCCCAACCACGCCCCCAAGACCGTGAAGAACTTCGTGGAACTGGCGACGGGAGAGCGCCAGTGGATCGACCCGAACACCGGACAGCCGAGCAACGCCCCCCTGTACGACGGAACGGTTTTCCACCGGGTCATCGAGGGCTTCATGATCCAGGGCGGCGACCCCCTGGGCAACGGATCGGGCGGGCCCGGCTACAAGTTCGCCGACGAGTTCCACCCCGACCTGGCCTTCACCAAGCCCTATCTGCTCGCCATGGCCAACGCGGGTCCGGGCACCAACGGCTCCCAGTTCTTCATCACCCTCGGGCCGACGTCCTGGCTCACCGGCAAGCACACCATCTTCGGAGAGGTCGCGGACGAGTCGAGCAAGAAGGTCGTCGACGCCATCGGAACGACGGAGACCAACCAGCGCGACGACCGTCCGGTGCAGGACGTGGTCATCGAGAAGGTCGTCGTCGAGACCCGCTGA